The genomic segment CATCAGCTATATATGCAGCTTTAAAGTGAGAATAATCTTCCGCAGATGACATTGCTCGTGTGAAATAGTTTAAATGACTAAGTCCTTTTAATTCTCTCGTTCTTACATATTGGTTGCCATAAAATATATGATTATTAGCTCTTGGGAAATAGAATTTTCCATTTGTACCAATTCTGCATTTCCTTCCATAATTATTCAAACTCTCCAGAAAAGATACACCAGTAGCTGCCGTTTCATAAACACCAGCTGTTTCTATATATTGCTTTGCTGCCTCACTAGGATATATTACCACATCACGAATAGAGCCAACAATATGGTCTTGACTATCATGTCTATAGGTTATATCATGCTCTGCGAAATTGAATGCACCAATTTGCAAGCCATTCAATAATCCCTGATAGAAATTACCTCCAGAAGCTAATGAGACAGCTCCACCCATTGCGGCAGTTGACGACATCAATGCCCAACTAGGAAGATGGACAGACTGAGCAAATGTACCCATTAATGAACCTCCTGCTCCTGAAACGACACCAGAAAAGAAGTTTTCACCACTGAGTCCATTAAAAAGTCCAGTTGACAACCCATGCGCTCCTGCTCGAAGCAGTTCATGTCCTAATCCACCTACTGCACCGAATGCAGCACCAATACCATAAGTTGCGGCTCCTCCAGCTGCCCCAAAGAGAGCACCTTTCCAAATACTCTTACCTGACATTCCTGCATGCATTGCACCCATTACTGCACCAGAAACAACACTAAACACCAAAAAGTCATCAATTCCGAACAATTCTCCATTTGGGTCAGTATATTTGAGAGGATTGTTCAAGCAATAGCTATATCGATTATAGTTCTGGCTAAAATCGGGAGTTTGAACATAATTGTCTGGACTTAGGAATCTGCCCAGTACAGGATCGTACAAGCGACCATTCATGTTGATGATTTGATAATCATTCAGCATTTCATGCCCACAATAACCACGAATGAAACCAATTTTGTTCATTGTGACAGTTTGCTTTCCCCATGCATCATAAGATGCAGAGTACACTTGAGTACCATCACCAGCATAAATAGAAATGATACTACCTATATTGTCCTTTACAACAACATAAGGCAAGAATGTTCCGTTATCCTTCCGCAACATCACAAAATTATCATCCACATAGATGAACTCTGTGACATTACCATTCTTATCTATCACCTTGTCATAATCGGTATCATAGAAGGTTGTCTTCTCTACGACTCCATTATTGTATGAGGTCGATTTCCAACGCTGCATATCTGGACCATAGACAAAATCAACGGATGTCAAGGAATTACCATCATCGATACGACCTATCCTGCCAAGTTCATTGAACTCGGTAGATAGCGTTGCACTTGGTATAATCCTTCTGATATTATCTACACTCATGACAGCATGTGGCTTTTGTCCGTATTCATAATTACCAACGTCCAACTTATTCAAAATATTGCCATCGTTTGCATATTTTATAATTAAATTTCGTTGTCCGTTGTAGCTGACGGAAGTCAATCTATCCACCCCATCATAGGTGAAAGTCTCCTTCTGTGAGTTCACTCCTGTTCGAGATAGAAGATTATCCGTGGCAGAATCATATTCGTACTCGAAAGAATTCTTATGACTGGTGCAATTAACGTCAACACTCTTCACATGCCCATTCGTACTTAAAGTGACTGCCTTACTGCCAAATGTATTCAGCAATTTGTATCTAGTGGTGATACCATCATAAAATGCCAAAGACTTAAACTCCACATTGTTGTATTTCTTTGCCATCAAATATCCATTAGCATCATACACATAGCCTAGGGTCAGACCTCCAGGATAGACAACGCTAGCAATGCTGCCATCCATATTGTAACTATAGGTATATTGGTGCGACTCATCACCTTCCACAGAACGAGTCCTAGAAGTGAGTCTGCCAAATACATCATAAGAATAACTCTCCAAGTTGTTACCACAAGTCGTCTTAATCAACTGCAAGTTGTCATTACCAGACGTTCCATAAGTTCTAGTAATTTCCATATCGCCGACATGTGAAGTCGTCAATCGTCCCAACTCATCGTAAGTATTTGTCGTGACAATGCCACGAGCATCTGTTTGCTTCAACAACTTACCATCGGCTGCATACTCATAAGTAGTTGTGCCAGCATCAGGATCTGTCATAGAAGTCTTATTGCCAACGGCATCATACTCCACCAAAGTCTTAGAGCCTTCGCAATTTATCTCCACAGGTTTGCCCATGGAATTGTAAACATACGACACACTTGACACAGGATCGGAAGAGGTCTTGACATTTCCCCAAGCATCCGTTGTCTTCGTGTAGCTCTTACCTCCAATCTTTGTAGTAACGCTTCGATTGCCATAAGCATAAGAATAGTTCTTGCCTCGTTGAGTCTGGTTATCCGAAGTCATTCGTCCCAACTTGTCATAAGACAAGAGTTCCATATATGTCAATTTTCCATCAGATACTGACTTACGAAGAACCTGGTCTTTCGCATTATAGGCATACGTTTCCTTATGTTGTACACCACAAGGCAAGGCATACTGACAAAGCGTTTTTCGTCCATAAGAATCATACCATGTCTTTACGGTAGGCTTGCCTGTTTCACTTTCCTCAATGTAGTACTTCAAATTAGTAGAGCTTCCCCAATAAATAATAGAGGTTTCTACTGCGCTGGTAGGATGCATCGTCTTGATGAGATTTCCCCATCCATCATATTGATATCTGGTAGTCAAAGGATGTGTCACATCTGTCATGTCGACAGTACTCAACACATCACCCCATATATCATAAGTGTAAAGCATTTCCGATGCGGCAGGCGTTTGCCATTCTTTCTTCAAGAATCTTTTGGTATCATCGTAGCTATAATGCTTGGTTATCGTAGCCATACCATATCCCTCTTGCTGGAGATTACATTTCCCCAAGAATCATAGACGTTAGTGGTAGATAATGCCAAAGGTGTACCTGCATGATCCTCCTTTTGCACCACTTGTCCTTTCTCATCATAAGAGAGCATAGTGGTAGAGGCATATTCTTCATTGGCATCCTCGTGCTTCTGACTAGATACTATCGTAGTTGGCAACCATGTTTCTAGTCGCTTCACATAATTCTTATATTCAGTTTTCTTATACATGGCATCACTGCCATAAGTCACGGTTTCGTTCAGAGGGCAACCTTTCTCTACATCATATACGCATGACGTAGTAGTCACATTGCCATCATAATCGGTAGCAACCTGTTCCTTAGGATAAGAAAAATAAGTACCATTCAGCTCGGCAAAAGAAATCGTAGATGTCGAAGAAGCCTTCCAATCGCCTACGGAAGAACGGGTGGTCACCTTCTGAGGAGTATAATACTTTGGATTCCACTCATCCACAATGCTTTCCGTCGTTTCATTATTGAAAGAAACCTTTGACTGTGTTCTCTCAAATCCTATCAAGCCTAGTCCTTGCACATGGGCTTTCAGTCCA from the Segatella copri genome contains:
- a CDS encoding RHS repeat-associated core domain-containing protein, whose translation is MATITKHYSYDDTKRFLKKEWQTPAASEMLYTYDIWGDVLSTVDMTDVTHPLTTRYQYDGWGNLIKTMHPTSAVETSIIYWGSSTNLKYYIEESETGKPTVKTWYDSYGRKTLCQYALPCGVQHKETYAYNAKDQVLRKSVSDGKLTYMELLSYDKLGRMTSDNQTQRGKNYSYAYGNRSVTTKIGGKSYTKTTDAWGNVKTSSDPVSSVSYVYNSMGKPVEINCEGSKTLVEYDAVGNKTSMTDPDAGTTTYEYAADGKLLKQTDARGIVTTNTYDELGRLTTSHVGDMEITRTYGTSGNDNLQLIKTTCGNNLESYSYDVFGRLTSRTRSVEGDESHQYTYSYNMDGSIASVVYPGGLTLGYVYDANGYLMAKKYNNVEFKSLAFYDGITTRYKLLNTFGSKAVTLSTNGHVKSVDVNCTSHKNSFEYEYDSATDNLLSRTGVNSQKETFTYDGVDRLTSVSYNGQRNLIIKYANDGNILNKLDVGNYEYGQKPHAVMSVDNIRRIIPSATLSTEFNELGRIGRIDDGNSLTSVDFVYGPDMQRWKSTSYNNGVVEKTTFYDTDYDKVIDKNGNVTEFIYVDDNFVMLRKDNGTFLPYVVVKDNIGSIISIYAGDGTQVYSASYDAWGKQTVTMNKIGFIRGYCGHEMLNDYQIINMNGRLYDPVLGRFLSPDNYVQTPDFSQNYNRYSYCLNNPLKYTDPNGELFGIDDFLVFSVVSGAVMGAMHAGMSGKSIWKGALFGAAGGAATYGIGAAFGAVGGLGHELLRAGAHGLSTGLFNGLSGENFFSGVVSGAGGSLMGTFAQSVHLPSWALMSSTAAMGGAVSLASGGNFYQGLLNGLQIGAFNFAEHDITYRHDSQDHIVGSIRDVVIYPSEAAKQYIETAGVYETAATGVSFLESLNNYGRKCRIGTNGKFYFPRANNHIFYGNQYVRTRELKGLSHLNYFTRAMSSAEDYSHFKAAYIADGNKIGTNCEKLCFQVAGRELGTWGGAIIGRLAGGVIGFGYATLPLEMLGSFGGSYVGGELGFALGGIMFNFVK